The Astatotilapia calliptera chromosome 17, fAstCal1.2, whole genome shotgun sequence genome has a segment encoding these proteins:
- the mansc1 gene encoding MANSC domain-containing protein 1 translates to MTPPTSERPLGTLMLFVYAAFTFIVMISLPVSALEPETCFSRQHQSAIVDVRLSLNRPTTAMDARVVHSERDCVLACCSEEVKPGAKCNMVVFNGNKHAGDENCFLFHCQMEQDCPLTKAQEGINTYDIYKGLLHPTTVRPPTTTTITTTTTLAPTTPTTAQPTTPKTITTTMPPTTITMTTTTTTTQPTTTTLPSTTTSTPTSTSTPTPTPPPIIIIATMAAVTSSPTTAKASPLSTTSIKKPNKTTKKQTKTSRKGKIHPISITTTQPTHTSTPTTTPNTTPTTTPTTSLPVVTMNKEAKYRTTEKLQPNTETTTTTTTTLPTTTTPLTTTLSTTTTTTTTTTTPPTTTTTIPSTTTTNPPTPPSTTTTTTTTTTTTTTEVPTTRTTPAATLLIVPKGAVQSDHILQNSSAARGKGIAAHGAMKSGMVAFVVLVLAILTMALAIGGRKAMESFDRRHYTRLELNDLHYEV, encoded by the exons ATGACCCCTCCCACCTCTGAACGACCCTTGGGGACGCTCATGCTGTTCGTTTACGCTGCTTTCACATTCATAGTGATGATATCACTTCCCGTGTCAGCACTGGAACCGGAGACGTGTTTCTCCAGGCAGCACCAGAGCGCCATAGTCGACGTCAGGCTGTCGCTAAACAGACCGACAACAGCCATGGATGCCCGGGTGGTCCACTCTGAGCGGGATTGCGTCCTCGCCTGCTGCTCAGAGGAAGTCAAACCAG GTGCTAAATGCAACATGGTGGTTTTCAACGGGAACAAACACGCTGGTGATGAGAACTGCTTCCTGTTCCACTGTCAGATGGAGCAGGACTGTCCTTTAACGAAGGCTCAGGAGGGCATCAACACCTATGACATCTACAAAG GTTTACTTCATCCAACCACTGTGAGACCTCCCACCACTACCACCATCACAACCACTACCACACTGGCACCAACTACGCCAACAACTGCACAACCAACAACCCCAAAaactataacaacaacaatgccaCCAACCACTATCACAATGACAACAACCACTACCACAACACAACCGACAACCACTACCTTACCATCAACCACAACCTCAACCCctacctccacctccacccccacccccacacctCCACCCATCATCATAATTGCCACAATGGCAGCAGTGACCTCATCACCCACCACTGCAAAAGCATCACCTCTTTCCACCACCTCCATAAAAAAGCCTAACAAAACCACCAAAAAGCAAACTAAAACCTCCAGGAAAGGAAAAATTCATCCTATCAGCATCACCACCACCCAGCCAACTCATACTTCAACTCCCACCACAACCCCAAACaccacccccaccaccactccAACCACCTCACTTCCTGTTGTAACAATGAACAAGGAGGCCAAATACAGAACTACCGAAAAACTTCAGCCAAACACTGAAACCACCACGACCACGACTACAACACTTCCAACCACCACAACACCTCTAACCACCACACTTTCAACTACCACAACtaccacaacaaccacaaccacACCTCCAACCACCACCACTACTATTCCGTCAACTACCACCACAAACCCCCCTACTCCTCCTTCAACAACCACtaccacaacaacaactaccaccaccaccaccactgagGTGCCCACCACCAGGACAACGCCCGCGGCGACTCTTTTAATTGTCCCCAAAGGTGCTGTTCAGTCTGACCACATCCTCCAGAATTCAAGTGCTGCCAGAGGCAAAGGGATAGCAGCACATGGAGCAATGAAAAGCGGCATGGTGGCATTTGTGGTGCTGGTGCTTGCCATCCTCACAATGGCCCTCGCCATTGGAGGCCGCAAAGCAATGGAGTCTTTCGACAGACGCCACTACACGAGACTGGAACTCAATGATCTGCACTACGAGGTGTGA
- the c4h11orf98 gene encoding uncharacterized protein C11orf98 homolog — MAPPGGINKPKTELGKKLFKRRRVLSREKRKRHQIVGAVVDEGLITIHHLKKRRTSPRANITLSGKKKRKLIKQLQHQQKEKASMEVESTAAPQKKHNTSSAQTKKKNKKASGCQDDVEMVDVE; from the exons GAGTTGGGGAAGAAGCTTTTCAAGCGCCGGCGAGTTCTGAGCCGTGAGAAGAGGAAGCGGCATCAGATCGTGGGAGCTGTGGTGGATGAAGGTCTCATCACCATCCATCACCTGAAGAAGAGAAG GACGAGTCCGAGAGCCAACATCACGCTGTcagggaagaagaagaggaagctgaTTAAACAGCTGCAACACCAGCAGAAGGAGAAGGCCTCTATGGAAG TGGAATCAACAGCAGCACCACAGAAGAAGCACAACACCTCATCAGCTCAgaccaagaagaagaacaagaaggcgTCCGGATGCCAGGACGATGTAGAGATGGTGGATGTTGAATGA